A window of Scylla paramamosain isolate STU-SP2022 chromosome 36, ASM3559412v1, whole genome shotgun sequence genomic DNA:
TTTCTGTTCCTGTGACTTTGGGCAGTTTCCTTTACATCTAATGACATACAACATCAAACATCACAACAGCAGTAAGAGAATAATATCAATATCAGTGACACAGAACACCAACTCCAACAGTGGCTCAGCACACCGGAGTGAAGAGAATACTCACGGCAGGGCcatcctctcattcctcttggCGGGGGGCATGAAGAAGGAGTACAGCATGGACACGCCCTGGCTCAGCATGGTGATCTCCAGCTGGTGCTCTTCCTCAAAGTACTTGATAAAGTTCTCCAGAGTCATTTCCCCATCAACCTCAAACCGGTCCCATAAGGTCCACTCCTTGTCGTAGTACTGGAAGCAACAGGAGTCACGTGAACATCTGCTTAATATCGTGCTGTGCAGCTGCTTGTGTACCTTTGGCTCATATGGATGAACTAATGCCAGGTATTATGGCAacacagcagcaaaagtttaCTTGCTACCatgaaaatgaaatggaaaaaataactgCAATGTGACACTGTAAATTTTGAAAGCATAACATTTCACCACTTCACACGTACAGAAGCCAAAGCAGCAGATTACCTTGTTGGTTGGGGCCTGGATGGGCTCAGAGAAGCCAAAGAATGGCAGTGCGAGGTTGACAAAGCCATTCTTGAACAGCTCCAGCTTGCGGTGTCCCTGCACCAGCTTGAGGAGCTCCAGGCACACCAGGCCAGACAcgagggaagtggtggtggcaatggcaGGGATGATCTTCCCAGCAATCAGTTTGCTCTTGTGGCGGTCGGCAGGAGCAATGTCGTAGTTCTCTGCCCTCAGATTGGAGGCGGCCACAATGAAGTCCATGTGGAAGTTGGAATCGTCGTCCTTCTCAAACTCGAGGGGCTTCAGCTTGAGTGAACCGAAGCTGGTGGCCGAGGGGATGGCCGCCTGCAGGTTGGACACCCGCTCGCTGTCCACCTGGTTGCTCTGGGCCTCAGCCTCGGCATCCGTCACTGCAATCTTCACGCCGGACTTGGGGACGAACTCTGGGATTTCAATCTTGTCCACCATGTCCATGACAGCCTGGCGGTCCCTCACCTGTGGGATGCCATACACCTCTGCCTTCAGGTTGGCAGCAGCCACCACGTAGTCCAAGTGCAGGTCCGTGGTGGAGTTGAACCTTATGCTGTGGGGACACCGCTTGGGGCCAGACCAGAACGGCTCCCCGCTGGATGTGGTCTGGTCCTTGGGGAAGTTGTGAAGGAGTTGTACTATCTGGTTGTTGAACTGTTCGGCAAAGCTCTTCCGGGCCCACAGCACACAGTCCTCAAAGGAATGTGGCCGGTCATCCACCAAGGCGCGCTTCACGCTGTCCAGAGTCTCCACGGGCTGGGAGCCGGGCAGCTTGAGAGCGCGCTCCATGAACTTGGGGTCCTGGAGGTACTGGGCTGCATTTTCTGCCGCCTGCCGGAACTCCCCCTCGAACATGTCCCGCGCCCACTGCAGGGTGTGCTCAATGGCATTAGGGAAGTTCTTCAGGGTGCAGATGGGAATGGATTTCTCGGGAGGATCTTGGGAGGAGCCGTACGACTCAGTGAGGTGCGGCACCACCACCTGCACGTTGCCCTTAGTGCCCAGTGTGCCAGACTCCAGCAGGGGCTTGCGGTAGTACACGCAGCGCCTGTCCATGTACAGGCGGGCCTCCACATTGTCCAGGGCATTGGCCACGCCATCCAGTGCCTCAAAGAAGGTGTCGTCATACAGGCGCTCTGTCTCTGGCCCAACTCTGTTCTGGTGCGCCACAATGTTCACGTCCGGGTTCATCACcttgacagcagcagcagcagtgttaGATTTGGCCTTCTGGACATCCCATGGACGGAACAGGAACTGCCGGTTGAGGTTGCTCTTCTCGATGAGATCCATATCAGTCACCACGATCTGCCCCCCGTCCTTCACCAGCCCCAGACCCAGCATAGCAAAGTTCTTCAGCAGCTCGCACCCAATGGCGCCAGCACCCACCACAAAGTACTTCTGGCGGCCCAGCTTCTCCTGGAACTCCTTGCCGAATATTGCCACCTGAGGGTCATACCGATTGCCGCTGGGAGCGCACAGATCTTCGGTGAGTGAGGAGGTGTCCTCGGGAAGGCACTCGAGGGCATCAAAGTACAGCCACTGCTTGATCGGGGTGAACTTGCCAGAGCACCCCTTCATCACCTCCTGTGCGATGATGCCGCCAATCACAGCATTCATGGCCACCAGGTCGCCGGAGCAGATCTTGGCAAACATCTTGACAAGGCCCTCGTCAAACTCCTCCACTTTGCAGGGGCTGGCAGCATTCACCTCCTTGAACAGGCCCAGGAAGGCATCAGCATCCCCTTCACTCCAGGGCTTGGGCAGGCGTCCGTTCTTCTCAGCAAAGTCCTGCATGGTCTGGTAGGCTAAGTGTAAGACGCTGGGCCGGTCAAACTTGGCGAAATCCGTCATCACAAACTCTGGGTCCTTCAGTGACTCCTCCAGGGACTTGAACTTGATAATTTTGGGCATCTTAACCTGAGTCACAATTCCCCCCCGCACGTAGTCCGAGAACTTGGTGGTGTCCCCGATGCTGAAGGTGAAGGGACCCAGCACCTGAAGGAAAAGTGGACATTACCGTATTTTACGGCTTATAAGACgcacttttttttccaaaaaaataCCCTGAAAAATACTAGTGCGTCTTCCAAGATGAATGTTGTACTGTGAGGTAACACCCAGGCTCAAGAGAGCTTGTACACTTGACTGATACCAATGTAGATTTGTATGATGAGTCATTATGCTATGATGTTATATTAAGTACTATT
This region includes:
- the LOC135091135 gene encoding ubiquitin-like modifier-activating enzyme 1 isoform X1, producing the protein MGSCCSSSESMVEDLGEPHYPYPKHHRVLSSCYPMSQTDFMSVDLKAPPDSQPRQPGKLTMAANGAGQDIDESLYSRQLYVLGHDAMRRMASSDVLISGLGGLGVEIAKNVILGGVKSVTVHDTKDASMHDLGSHFFLTEKDLGVNRAQACQERLSELNPYVPVSASTSPLSDDFLKHFRVVVLTDSTKEEQLRVSAFCHAHDIALILGSTNGLFGQIFCDFGENFEVVDTNGESPVSAMVAGITKEENSVVTCLDESRHSLEDGDHVTFSEVQGMTELNGCSPIPIKVLGPFTFSIGDTTKFSDYVRGGIVTQVKMPKIIKFKSLEESLKDPEFVMTDFAKFDRPSVLHLAYQTMQDFAEKNGRLPKPWSEGDADAFLGLFKEVNAASPCKVEEFDEGLVKMFAKICSGDLVAMNAVIGGIIAQEVMKGCSGKFTPIKQWLYFDALECLPEDTSSLTEDLCAPSGNRYDPQVAIFGKEFQEKLGRQKYFVVGAGAIGCELLKNFAMLGLGLVKDGGQIVVTDMDLIEKSNLNRQFLFRPWDVQKAKSNTAAAAVKVMNPDVNIVAHQNRVGPETERLYDDTFFEALDGVANALDNVEARLYMDRRCVYYRKPLLESGTLGTKGNVQVVVPHLTESYGSSQDPPEKSIPICTLKNFPNAIEHTLQWARDMFEGEFRQAAENAAQYLQDPKFMERALKLPGSQPVETLDSVKRALVDDRPHSFEDCVLWARKSFAEQFNNQIVQLLHNFPKDQTTSSGEPFWSGPKRCPHSIRFNSTTDLHLDYVVAAANLKAEVYGIPQVRDRQAVMDMVDKIEIPEFVPKSGVKIAVTDAEAEAQSNQVDSERVSNLQAAIPSATSFGSLKLKPLEFEKDDDSNFHMDFIVAASNLRAENYDIAPADRHKSKLIAGKIIPAIATTTSLVSGLVCLELLKLVQGHRKLELFKNGFVNLALPFFGFSEPIQAPTNKYYDKEWTLWDRFEVDGEMTLENFIKYFEEEHQLEITMLSQGVSMLYSFFMPPAKRNERMALPMSEVVKKVSKKKIEPHVRALVLELCANDKDGEDVEVPYVKYNLPQ
- the LOC135091135 gene encoding ubiquitin-like modifier-activating enzyme 1 isoform X2, encoding MSEAVNSLPPPCKRPRLDTSVNGSATMAANGAGQDIDESLYSRQLYVLGHDAMRRMASSDVLISGLGGLGVEIAKNVILGGVKSVTVHDTKDASMHDLGSHFFLTEKDLGVNRAQACQERLSELNPYVPVSASTSPLSDDFLKHFRVVVLTDSTKEEQLRVSAFCHAHDIALILGSTNGLFGQIFCDFGENFEVVDTNGESPVSAMVAGITKEENSVVTCLDESRHSLEDGDHVTFSEVQGMTELNGCSPIPIKVLGPFTFSIGDTTKFSDYVRGGIVTQVKMPKIIKFKSLEESLKDPEFVMTDFAKFDRPSVLHLAYQTMQDFAEKNGRLPKPWSEGDADAFLGLFKEVNAASPCKVEEFDEGLVKMFAKICSGDLVAMNAVIGGIIAQEVMKGCSGKFTPIKQWLYFDALECLPEDTSSLTEDLCAPSGNRYDPQVAIFGKEFQEKLGRQKYFVVGAGAIGCELLKNFAMLGLGLVKDGGQIVVTDMDLIEKSNLNRQFLFRPWDVQKAKSNTAAAAVKVMNPDVNIVAHQNRVGPETERLYDDTFFEALDGVANALDNVEARLYMDRRCVYYRKPLLESGTLGTKGNVQVVVPHLTESYGSSQDPPEKSIPICTLKNFPNAIEHTLQWARDMFEGEFRQAAENAAQYLQDPKFMERALKLPGSQPVETLDSVKRALVDDRPHSFEDCVLWARKSFAEQFNNQIVQLLHNFPKDQTTSSGEPFWSGPKRCPHSIRFNSTTDLHLDYVVAAANLKAEVYGIPQVRDRQAVMDMVDKIEIPEFVPKSGVKIAVTDAEAEAQSNQVDSERVSNLQAAIPSATSFGSLKLKPLEFEKDDDSNFHMDFIVAASNLRAENYDIAPADRHKSKLIAGKIIPAIATTTSLVSGLVCLELLKLVQGHRKLELFKNGFVNLALPFFGFSEPIQAPTNKYYDKEWTLWDRFEVDGEMTLENFIKYFEEEHQLEITMLSQGVSMLYSFFMPPAKRNERMALPMSEVVKKVSKKKIEPHVRALVLELCANDKDGEDVEVPYVKYNLPQ
- the LOC135091135 gene encoding ubiquitin-like modifier-activating enzyme 1 isoform X4, whose protein sequence is MAANGAGQDIDESLYSRQLYVLGHDAMRRMASSDVLISGLGGLGVEIAKNVILGGVKSVTVHDTKDASMHDLGSHFFLTEKDLGVNRAQACQERLSELNPYVPVSASTSPLSDDFLKHFRVVVLTDSTKEEQLRVSAFCHAHDIALILGSTNGLFGQIFCDFGENFEVVDTNGESPVSAMVAGITKEENSVVTCLDESRHSLEDGDHVTFSEVQGMTELNGCSPIPIKVLGPFTFSIGDTTKFSDYVRGGIVTQVKMPKIIKFKSLEESLKDPEFVMTDFAKFDRPSVLHLAYQTMQDFAEKNGRLPKPWSEGDADAFLGLFKEVNAASPCKVEEFDEGLVKMFAKICSGDLVAMNAVIGGIIAQEVMKGCSGKFTPIKQWLYFDALECLPEDTSSLTEDLCAPSGNRYDPQVAIFGKEFQEKLGRQKYFVVGAGAIGCELLKNFAMLGLGLVKDGGQIVVTDMDLIEKSNLNRQFLFRPWDVQKAKSNTAAAAVKVMNPDVNIVAHQNRVGPETERLYDDTFFEALDGVANALDNVEARLYMDRRCVYYRKPLLESGTLGTKGNVQVVVPHLTESYGSSQDPPEKSIPICTLKNFPNAIEHTLQWARDMFEGEFRQAAENAAQYLQDPKFMERALKLPGSQPVETLDSVKRALVDDRPHSFEDCVLWARKSFAEQFNNQIVQLLHNFPKDQTTSSGEPFWSGPKRCPHSIRFNSTTDLHLDYVVAAANLKAEVYGIPQVRDRQAVMDMVDKIEIPEFVPKSGVKIAVTDAEAEAQSNQVDSERVSNLQAAIPSATSFGSLKLKPLEFEKDDDSNFHMDFIVAASNLRAENYDIAPADRHKSKLIAGKIIPAIATTTSLVSGLVCLELLKLVQGHRKLELFKNGFVNLALPFFGFSEPIQAPTNKYYDKEWTLWDRFEVDGEMTLENFIKYFEEEHQLEITMLSQGVSMLYSFFMPPAKRNERMALPMSEVVKKVSKKKIEPHVRALVLELCANDKDGEDVEVPYVKYNLPQ
- the LOC135091135 gene encoding ubiquitin-like modifier-activating enzyme 1 isoform X3; its protein translation is MVVVETMAANGAGQDIDESLYSRQLYVLGHDAMRRMASSDVLISGLGGLGVEIAKNVILGGVKSVTVHDTKDASMHDLGSHFFLTEKDLGVNRAQACQERLSELNPYVPVSASTSPLSDDFLKHFRVVVLTDSTKEEQLRVSAFCHAHDIALILGSTNGLFGQIFCDFGENFEVVDTNGESPVSAMVAGITKEENSVVTCLDESRHSLEDGDHVTFSEVQGMTELNGCSPIPIKVLGPFTFSIGDTTKFSDYVRGGIVTQVKMPKIIKFKSLEESLKDPEFVMTDFAKFDRPSVLHLAYQTMQDFAEKNGRLPKPWSEGDADAFLGLFKEVNAASPCKVEEFDEGLVKMFAKICSGDLVAMNAVIGGIIAQEVMKGCSGKFTPIKQWLYFDALECLPEDTSSLTEDLCAPSGNRYDPQVAIFGKEFQEKLGRQKYFVVGAGAIGCELLKNFAMLGLGLVKDGGQIVVTDMDLIEKSNLNRQFLFRPWDVQKAKSNTAAAAVKVMNPDVNIVAHQNRVGPETERLYDDTFFEALDGVANALDNVEARLYMDRRCVYYRKPLLESGTLGTKGNVQVVVPHLTESYGSSQDPPEKSIPICTLKNFPNAIEHTLQWARDMFEGEFRQAAENAAQYLQDPKFMERALKLPGSQPVETLDSVKRALVDDRPHSFEDCVLWARKSFAEQFNNQIVQLLHNFPKDQTTSSGEPFWSGPKRCPHSIRFNSTTDLHLDYVVAAANLKAEVYGIPQVRDRQAVMDMVDKIEIPEFVPKSGVKIAVTDAEAEAQSNQVDSERVSNLQAAIPSATSFGSLKLKPLEFEKDDDSNFHMDFIVAASNLRAENYDIAPADRHKSKLIAGKIIPAIATTTSLVSGLVCLELLKLVQGHRKLELFKNGFVNLALPFFGFSEPIQAPTNKYYDKEWTLWDRFEVDGEMTLENFIKYFEEEHQLEITMLSQGVSMLYSFFMPPAKRNERMALPMSEVVKKVSKKKIEPHVRALVLELCANDKDGEDVEVPYVKYNLPQ